From the Malus domestica chromosome 17, GDT2T_hap1 genome, one window contains:
- the LOC103405204 gene encoding elongin-A-like, translated as MDEDYSSDEGQAVAPSLVDLCINTAIDNLRRLGDVGETDSHLLKRILPHCTVDQLMHVEKSTKGRDLTPITDKLWKKFYEKEFGTTRVNEVIERMKQKKVAFRWSQLYEAKLKEVDMAENLIGDKLKSRYQEANARKQSRQVQICTKVPPSSNKRSWGNGPGYNVTGKSNLMKKAKLDFLKSNEVKNLAAMKRNALQKSYSAPPMKRPAAFSGNASASSSKQIKPPKRLPF; from the exons ATGGATGAGGATTATTCAAGTGATGAAGGGCAAGCAGTAGCACCATCTTTGGTTGATCTGTGCATTAACACGGCAATAGACAATTTGAGGCGCCTTGGAGATGTTGGTGAAACCGATTCTCATCTGCTCAAGAGAATTCTACCACATTGTACAGTGGACCAGTTGATGCATGTAGAGAAGAGTACCAAA GGTAGAGATTTGACTCCAATTACCGATAAGTTGTGGAAGAAATTCTACGAAAAGGAGTTTGGTACTACAAGGGTGAATGAGGTGATTGAAAGGATGAAGCAAAAGAAAGTCGCGTTCAGATGGAGTCAATTGTATGAG GCAAAATTGAAGGAAGTTGATATGGCTGAAAATTTAATAGGTGACAAGTTGAAGAGTCGATATCAAGAGGCAAATGCTC GAAAACAAAGTCGGCAAGTTCAAATTTGCACAAAGGTTCCACCATCAAGCAATAAAAGAAGCTGGG GCAATGGGCCTGGCTACAATGTTACTGGAAAGAGCAACTTGATGAAGAAAGCGAAACTCGATTTTCTGAAAAG TAATGAGGTGAAAAATCTTGCAGCTATGAAGAGAAATGCACTCCAGAAGAGTTACAG TGCTCCTCCCATGAAGAGGCCAGCTGCGTTTTCTGGGAATGCTTCAGCTTCAAGTTCTAAACAAATCAAGCCCCCAAAGCGCCTCCCTTTCTGA
- the LOC103405203 gene encoding glutamyl-tRNA(Gln) amidotransferase subunit A, chloroplastic/mitochondrial-like produces MLSTLQAPRSLSHFRTNPTLLLRYTSLKPLSSLSSQPVTHSTITDQSPSPNALPHSQILSTRHSLLSRHLTATQLADSFLARLRLTEPHLRSFLHVSDSVLAQARELDEKIQRNEELGPLAGVLVAVKDNICTAEMPSTAGSRVLEGYTPPYDATAVRKIKELGGIVVGKTNLDEFGMGSTTEGSAFQVTANPWDVSRVPGGSSGGSAAAVSARQCMVSLGSDTGGSVRQPASFCGVVGLKPTYGRVSRFGLMAYASSLDVIGCFGSSVADAGILLHAISGHDRLDATSSKREVPNLEAEHVSISSLDSKPLKGLRIGLIRETLDDGVDTGVTSAVRNAALHLEELGCSVTEVSLPSFSLGLPAYYILASSESSSNLSRYDGVRYGNQVPADELNSQYKDSRAKGFGSEVKRRILTGTYALSAGYYDAYYKRAQQVRTIIRKSFKVALDEHDILISPAAPSAAYKIGEKKNDPLAMYAGDIMTVNVNLAGLPALVLPCGFVEGGSAGLPVGLQMIGAAFDEGKLLKVGHIFEQTLQNCNFVPPLIADEVTS; encoded by the exons ATGCTATCGACACTCCAAGCACCGCGCTCGCTCTCCCACTTCCGCACAAACCCCACCCTCCTCCTCCGCTACACCTCCCTTAAACCCCTTTCTTCCTTATCCTCACAGCCCGTCACCCACTCCACCATCACAGACCAATCCCCGTCCCCAAACGCACTCCCCCACTCCCAAATCCTCTCCACCCGCCACTCCCTCCTCTCTCGCCACCTCACTGCCACCCAGCTCGCCGACTCCTTCCTCGCCCGCCTCCGCCTCACCGAGCCCCACCTCCGCTCCTTCCTCCACGTCTCCGACTCCGTCCTCGCCCAAGCCCGCGAGCTCGACGAGAAGATTCAGAGGAATGAGGAGTTGGGTCCCTTGGCTGGGGTCCTTGTTGCCGTCAAGGACAATATCTGCACGGCTGAGATGCCCTCCACGGCTGGGTCTCGTGTTCTGGAGGGCTACACGCCGCCGTATGACGCCACTGCCGTCAGGAAGATAAAAGAACTGGGTGGGATTGTGGTGGGGAAAACCAATTTGGATGAGTTTGGCATGGGTAGCACCACTGAAGGCTCAGCGTTTCAG GTGACTGCAAACCCGTGGGACGTGTCTCGGGTGCCAGGAGGGTCATCGGGAGGCTCAGCAGCAGCTGTGTCTGCTAGGCAGTGTATGGTGTCATTGGGGAGTGATACTGGTGGAAGTGTGAGGCAGCCAGCTTCGTTTTGTGGTGTTGTTGGATTGAAGCCTACATATGGGCGTGTCTCAAGATTTGGACTTATGGCGTATGCATCGTCGCTTGATGTCATCGGCTGCTTTGGTTCGTCTGTGGCTGATGCTGGGATTCTTCTCCATGCAATTTCTGGCCATGATAGACTTGATGCAACTAGCAGCAAGCGT GAGGTTCCCAACCTTGAAGCTGAACATGTTTCCATAAGTTCGCTAGATTCTAAACCTCTTAAAGGATTGAGGATTGGGCTGATCCGGGAAACTCTGGATGATGGTGTTGATACTGGAGTAACTTCTGCAGTTCGTAATGCTGCTTTGCATCTTGAAGAATTAGGATGCTCCGTAACCGAG GTTTCATTACCTTCTTTCTCACTTGGGTTGCCAGCCTATTACATTCTTGCTTCATCTGAGTCGTCTTCAAACTTATCACGTTATGATGGTGTCAG GTATGGAAACCAAGTTCCTGCTGATGAGTTGAACTCACAATATAAAGATTCCCGAGCCAAGGGTTTTGGTTCTGAG GTCAAAAGGAGAATTCTAACAGGAACGTATGCCCTTTCAGCTGGTTATTATGATGCATATTATAAGCGCGCCCAGCAG GTGAGGACTATAATTCGAAAAAGCTTCAAGGTAGCACTAGATGAACATGACATCCTAATTTCACCTGCGGCTCCATCTGCTGCTTATAAGATTG gtgaaaagaaaaatgatccaTTAGCAATGTATGCAGGTGACATAATGACT GTCAATGTTAACTTGGCAGGTCTACCTGCACTGGTTTTGCCATGTGGATTTGTTGAAGGGGGGTCTGCAGGCCTTCCTGTTGGTCTTCAAATGATCGGTGCAGCATTTGACGAG GGAAAGTTGCTTAAAGTGGGTCATATATTTGAGCAGACTTTGCAGAATTGCAATTTTGTTCCTCCATTGATAGCAGATGAGGTCACATCCTAG
- the LOC103405201 gene encoding actin-related protein 2/3 complex subunit 1B-like: MAAVEVHKFAQCITCHAWSRDRSMLAFCPNNNEVHIYALLQGKWEKLHVLQKHDQIVSGIDWSARSNKIVTASHDRNSYVWNLEGSEWVPTLVILRLNRAALCVKWSPRENKFAVGSGAKTVCICYYEQENNWWVSKLIRKRHDSSVTSVAWHPNNILLATASTDGKCRIFSTFIKVVDAKESRTGPFADSKFGEQILQLDLSFSWSFGVRWSPSGSTLAYVGHNSMIYFVDDVGPSPLAQNVAFRDLPLRDVLFLSERLLIGVGFDCNPMVFAADLHGIWHFIKFLGERKTTSSGPKYGSQFSEAFGKLYGQQKHGLNNDTNEHSRSRGGVHENCINCIVPLGEPGSSKVTRFSTSGLDGKVVVWDMENQADLSEYL, from the exons ATGGCGGCGGTGGAAGTTCACAAGTTCGCTCAATGCATTACTTGCCATGCTTGGAGCCGTGATCGCTCCA TGCTGGCATTTTGTCCGAACAACAATGAAGTTCACATCTATGCTCTGTTGCAAGGCAAGTGGGAGAAGCTGCATGTTCTTCAGAAG CATGACCAAATTGTATCTGGGATAGATTGGAGCGCAAGGTCAAACAAAATAGTTACTGCATCTCATGATCGGAATTC CTATGTCTGGAATCTAGAAGGGTCTGAGTGGGTACCAACCCTTGTTATCCTTCGGCTAAATCGCGCTGCACTTTGTGTTAAGTGGAGTCCAAGAG AAAATAAGTTTGCTGTTGGAAGTGGGGCAAAAACTGTTTGTATATGCTACTATGAGCAAGAAAATAACTG GTGGGTCAGTAAACTTATCAGAAAAAGGCATGACTCTTCTGTGACAAGTGTTGCGTGGCATCCCAATAAT ATTCTTCTTGCAACAGCATCTACAGATGGAAAATGCCGTATATTTTCCACTTTTATTAAGGTCGTCGACGCAAA GGAATCAAGAACAGGCCCATTTGCTGATTCAAAATTTGGAGAG CAAATTCTTCAGCTTGATCTCTCATTTTCCTGGTCATTTGGCGTGAGGTGGTCACCGAGTGGCAGTACCTTAGCATATGTAG GCCATAATTCTATGATTTACTTCGTTGATGATGTGGGACCTTCTCCTTTGGCTCAGAATGTTGCATTCCGTGATTTGCCTCTCCGTGAT GTGTTATTTCTTTCTGAAAGATTACTTATAGGTGTGGGATTTGATTGCAATCCAATGGTTTTTGCGGCAGATTTACATGGAATATG GCATTTTATCAAATTTCTTGGGGAAAGAAAGACAACATCTTCAGGTCCAAAATATGGTTCACAG TTTTCTGAAGCATTTGGAAAGCTATATGGCCAACAGAAACATGGATTGAACAATGATACAAATGAACATTCAAGATCACGAGGAGGCGTCCATGAGAACTGCATTAA TTGTATCGTGCCACTTGGAGAACCAGGGAGTTCTAAAGTAACGCGCTTCAGCACATCAG GATTGGATGGAAAAGTTGTTGTGTGGGATATGGAGAACCAAGCAGATTTATCGGAGTATTTGTGA
- the LOC103405302 gene encoding protein trichome birefringence-like 43 isoform X1 → MGAFGIAIALLVLPIILENQIVCGKQSIYRLKKCDIYQGRWVYDPNSYPLYDSSLCHFLDHAFDCQKNGRADELYLKYRWQPYSCNLPTFDGEDFLERFRDKRIMFVGDSLSLNQWQSLTCMIHATSPQSGYTIKRIGGTSTFTSKSHNVSLMLARNAFLVHIDQQRYGRVLKLDSIDLKDGKSWKEYDVLIFNTWHWWLHARRKQPWDFIQDGKTLHRDMNRLVAYEKALKTWAHWVDKNVDTKKTKVFFQSISPSHWNASHWGYPDGRNCTAEREPLVVAYPRSKDPAEVIVEKVLGDMSKQVLLLNVTGLSQLRKDGHPSIYGNGAHLGMDCSHWCLPGVPDTWNQLLYTELIRN, encoded by the exons ATGGGTGCATTTGGCATTGCCATTGCACTTCTAGTGCTACCAATAATTTTAGAAAACCAAATTGTATGCGGGAAGCAAAGCATTTACAGGTTGAAGAAGTGTGATATTTACCAAGGAAGATGGGTTTATGACCCTAATTCTTACCCTCTTTACGATTCAAGTCTTTGCCACTTCTTAGATCATGCCTTCGATTGCCAGAAAAATGGTCGAGCCGACGAACTCTATCTCAAATATCGATGGCAACCCTATTCATGCAATTTACCAAC GTTTGATGGTGAAGATTTCTTGGAGAGATTTAGAGATAAACGCATCATGTTTGTTGGAGACTCGTTAAGTTTGAACCAATGGCAATCGCTCACGTGCATGATTCATGCAACTTCACCTCAGTCCGGTTATACCATCAAGAGGATAGGCGGAACCTCTACGTTCACATCGAAG AGTCACAATGTTTCTTTGATGCTAGCACGCAATGCATTTCTGGTTCACATTGATCAACAGAGATATGGTAGGGTTTTGAAACTCGACTCTATCGACCTTAAGGATGGGAAATCATGGAAAGAATATGATGTTTTGATCTTCAACACTTGGCATTGGTGGCTCCACGCTAGAAGGAAACAACC GTGGGATTTTATTCAAGATGGAAAGACTTTACATCGAGATATGAATCGTCTTGTTGCTTATGAGAAAGCCTTGAAAACTTGGGCTCATTGGGTGGACAAAAATGTTGATACTAAGAAAACCAAAGTCTTCTTCCAGAGTATTTCACCGAGTCATTGGAA TGCAAGTCATTGGGGTTACCCAGATGGGAGGAACTGCACAGCAGAAAGAGAGCCACTAGTAGTAGCATACCCAAGAAGCAAAGACCCAGCAGAAGTGATTGTGGAAAAAGTGCTTGGTGACATGTCGAAGCAAGTGCTTTTGCTTAACGTGACAGGGCTGTCACAGCTGAGGAAAGACGGTCACCCATCTATATATGGCAATGGAGCACACCTTGGCATGGACTGCAGCCATTGGTGCCTCCCTGGAGTTCCTGACACATGGAACCAGTTGCTGTACACTGAGCTCAttcgaaattaa
- the LOC103405302 gene encoding protein trichome birefringence-like 43 isoform X2, whose product MGAFGIAIALLVLPIILENQIVCGKQSIYRLKKCDIYQGRWVYDPNSYPLYDSSLCHFLDHAFDCQKNGRADELYLKYRWQPYSCNLPTFDGEDFLERFRDKRIMFVGDSLSLNQWQSLTCMIHATSPQSGYTIKRIGGTSTFTSKSHNVSLMLARNAFLVHIDQQRYGRVLKLDSIDLKDGKSWKEYDVLIFNTWHWWLHARRKQPWDFIQDGKTLHRDMNRLVAYEKALKTWAHWVDKNVDTKKTKVFFQSISPSHWKWEELHSRKRATSSSIPKKQRPSRSDCGKSAW is encoded by the exons ATGGGTGCATTTGGCATTGCCATTGCACTTCTAGTGCTACCAATAATTTTAGAAAACCAAATTGTATGCGGGAAGCAAAGCATTTACAGGTTGAAGAAGTGTGATATTTACCAAGGAAGATGGGTTTATGACCCTAATTCTTACCCTCTTTACGATTCAAGTCTTTGCCACTTCTTAGATCATGCCTTCGATTGCCAGAAAAATGGTCGAGCCGACGAACTCTATCTCAAATATCGATGGCAACCCTATTCATGCAATTTACCAAC GTTTGATGGTGAAGATTTCTTGGAGAGATTTAGAGATAAACGCATCATGTTTGTTGGAGACTCGTTAAGTTTGAACCAATGGCAATCGCTCACGTGCATGATTCATGCAACTTCACCTCAGTCCGGTTATACCATCAAGAGGATAGGCGGAACCTCTACGTTCACATCGAAG AGTCACAATGTTTCTTTGATGCTAGCACGCAATGCATTTCTGGTTCACATTGATCAACAGAGATATGGTAGGGTTTTGAAACTCGACTCTATCGACCTTAAGGATGGGAAATCATGGAAAGAATATGATGTTTTGATCTTCAACACTTGGCATTGGTGGCTCCACGCTAGAAGGAAACAACC GTGGGATTTTATTCAAGATGGAAAGACTTTACATCGAGATATGAATCGTCTTGTTGCTTATGAGAAAGCCTTGAAAACTTGGGCTCATTGGGTGGACAAAAATGTTGATACTAAGAAAACCAAAGTCTTCTTCCAGAGTATTTCACCGAGTCATTGGAA ATGGGAGGAACTGCACAGCAGAAAGAGAGCCACTAGTAGTAGCATACCCAAGAAGCAAAGACCCAGCAGAAGTGATTGTGGAAAAAGTGCTTGGTGA